In one bacterium BMS3Abin02 genomic region, the following are encoded:
- a CDS encoding putative FAD-linked oxidoreductase — MTSIAAVRKRLGSLVVAPVPGAPAGALSVAPASEQEAARIMEVASEYRLPVLVLGGGTHQGYGAPVDPVIVVSTHNLQTLEWRPDDLTATVGAGVGVADLEQRLVEGGQTAVLPEDPGEATVGGVVAAGISGYRRLRYGPTRDRVLGMTLVTGDGRIVRAGGTVVKNVSGYDLSRLAVGSFGRLGIITAVSLKLWPRPQSIATVVGVLPEKALEATYRPLAVLEVDGQGSVVVGGHPAMVEAEVDVLGGESLPGAVWPAPLQSPFRCALRVPARLVRQAVEHVPPGWSYRAAFGVGEVRMGAEDPDVAALSKIREWAESVGGRLVVEAASDDLAFDPWGTAPSTVGIQRRLVAAFDPAGIVNPGRLPGGI, encoded by the coding sequence ATGACTTCGATCGCCGCAGTCCGCAAACGCCTCGGGAGCCTCGTGGTTGCTCCGGTTCCCGGAGCACCAGCGGGTGCGCTGAGCGTCGCTCCCGCGTCGGAACAGGAGGCCGCCCGCATCATGGAGGTGGCGAGCGAGTACCGGTTGCCGGTGCTCGTTCTTGGCGGCGGAACCCACCAGGGCTACGGAGCACCGGTGGACCCGGTGATCGTGGTCTCGACCCACAACCTGCAGACGCTGGAGTGGCGTCCCGACGACCTGACCGCCACAGTCGGAGCGGGAGTTGGCGTGGCCGATCTGGAGCAACGGCTCGTCGAGGGTGGACAGACCGCGGTCCTGCCGGAGGATCCGGGTGAAGCGACCGTCGGCGGGGTCGTCGCGGCGGGAATTTCGGGCTACCGGCGCCTGCGGTACGGGCCGACACGCGACCGGGTGCTTGGCATGACGCTGGTCACCGGAGACGGACGGATCGTTCGCGCAGGAGGCACGGTCGTCAAGAATGTCTCCGGCTACGACCTCTCCCGGCTGGCCGTGGGGTCGTTCGGACGGTTGGGCATCATCACCGCGGTCAGCCTCAAGCTCTGGCCGCGACCGCAGTCGATCGCCACGGTCGTCGGTGTGCTGCCCGAGAAGGCCTTGGAGGCCACATATCGGCCCCTGGCGGTCCTCGAGGTCGACGGTCAGGGTTCCGTGGTGGTTGGAGGCCACCCTGCAATGGTAGAAGCCGAGGTCGATGTCCTCGGCGGAGAGTCCCTGCCAGGCGCGGTATGGCCGGCGCCATTGCAGTCGCCCTTCCGTTGTGCCCTGAGAGTGCCGGCACGCCTTGTTCGCCAAGCTGTCGAGCATGTGCCGCCGGGATGGAGCTACCGAGCGGCCTTCGGCGTGGGCGAGGTGCGGATGGGCGCGGAAGATCCGGATGTGGCCGCGCTCTCGAAGATACGAGAGTGGGCGGAGTCCGTCGGTGGAAGACTGGTCGTGGAAGCCGCTTCCGACGATCTGGCCTTCGATCCGTGGGGCACCGCACCGTCGACGGTCGGCATCCAGCGGCGTCTCGTTGCCGCTTTCGACCCGGCAGGGATCGTGAACCCCGGTCGTCTCCCCGGAGGGATCTGA
- a CDS encoding putative FAD-linked oxidoreductase: protein MTLVADLQSALDPERVLADPLRLHIYGKDSGMRRGDPTVVVLAETTGEVVDVMRIAASHDIPVVPRGAGTGLASGAIAIGPAIMVAVTKMNRILKVDPIGATAWVEPGVVNLDLSKETQSLGLHFAPDPSSQSVSTIGGNVSTGAGGPHCLADGTTIGHVLAVEMVTADGEVITIGSEAPDPIGLDLRAVVVGSEGTLGIVTKVLVKLTRNPQETRTVLAAFERIEQAALAVSAVIGSGIVPAALEMIDHEMTVALENFLHAGLPVQAGGLLLVDVSGHAASVDAELVAVEEILIAEGAFDVATASDEQHRAELWKGRKSAFGAVSQIAPDYYLQDTSVPRTKLPDVVRQIYEIAHRRNLVMMNVFHAGDGNLHPIIAFDAAEPGVLDRVRQASKEILAVCVEAGGTLSGEHGIGLEKRDLMPLIFNDVDLDAQACIKEAFDPDERCNPGKVLPPGSRKTDRQVGKR from the coding sequence ATGACACTCGTCGCGGATCTTCAGTCGGCGCTCGACCCGGAGCGTGTCCTCGCCGACCCACTGCGGCTGCACATCTACGGCAAGGACTCGGGGATGAGGCGCGGCGACCCGACCGTGGTGGTTTTGGCGGAGACGACCGGGGAAGTCGTCGACGTCATGCGCATCGCGGCGTCGCACGACATTCCTGTCGTTCCACGGGGCGCCGGTACCGGTCTTGCGTCGGGAGCGATCGCCATCGGCCCGGCGATCATGGTCGCCGTCACCAAGATGAACCGGATCTTGAAAGTCGATCCGATCGGAGCAACGGCATGGGTCGAGCCAGGCGTCGTCAACCTCGACCTGTCGAAAGAGACACAGTCACTCGGCCTGCACTTCGCTCCCGACCCATCGTCGCAGTCGGTGTCGACGATCGGCGGCAATGTTTCCACGGGCGCCGGTGGCCCGCACTGTCTGGCGGATGGGACGACGATCGGCCACGTTCTCGCTGTGGAGATGGTTACCGCCGACGGCGAGGTGATCACGATCGGGTCGGAGGCTCCCGACCCGATCGGTCTGGACCTCAGGGCGGTTGTGGTCGGCTCGGAAGGCACCCTCGGAATCGTCACGAAGGTGCTCGTCAAACTCACACGGAATCCGCAGGAGACGCGGACGGTGCTCGCAGCGTTCGAACGCATCGAGCAGGCGGCGTTGGCGGTCTCGGCGGTCATCGGGAGCGGCATCGTTCCCGCAGCGCTCGAGATGATCGATCATGAGATGACGGTCGCTCTCGAGAACTTCCTCCATGCAGGTCTGCCGGTCCAGGCCGGCGGGCTGCTCCTCGTCGACGTCTCCGGTCATGCAGCGTCCGTCGACGCGGAACTCGTCGCCGTCGAAGAGATCCTCATCGCCGAAGGGGCCTTCGACGTGGCCACCGCCTCGGACGAGCAACACCGAGCCGAACTCTGGAAGGGGAGGAAGTCGGCGTTCGGCGCCGTGAGCCAGATAGCTCCCGACTACTACCTGCAAGACACATCGGTTCCCCGCACGAAGCTTCCCGACGTCGTCCGGCAGATCTACGAGATCGCTCATCGGCGCAACCTCGTCATGATGAACGTCTTCCATGCGGGAGACGGGAACCTCCATCCCATCATTGCCTTCGACGCAGCGGAACCCGGTGTGCTCGATCGTGTCCGCCAGGCGTCGAAAGAGATCCTCGCGGTTTGTGTTGAAGCCGGAGGAACGCTCAGCGGTGAGCACGGCATCGGACTCGAGAAGCGAGACCTGATGCCACTGATCTTCAATGACGTCGACCTCGACGCACAGGCATGCATCAAAGAAGCCTTCGATCCAGACGAGCGGTGCAATCCCGGCAAGGTGCTGCCCCCCGGCTCGCGCAAGACGGACCGACAGGTCGGCAAGCGATGA
- the pucG gene encoding purine catabolism protein PucG, translating into MVGGDPGIVDAMDRIQPPHRYLMGPGPSPVEPSVLAAMAKPVLGHLDPVFIEIMDEVTIALREVFQTANRLTFPISGTGSAGAEAAIVNMVEPGDRVVVGVAGVFGARLAEMARRAGGIVSEIHAPWGTPVPADEIADAAAQRGAKVVAIVHAETSTGMRQPVDELRAAIGDDPILIVDAVTSLGGIEVDVDSWGIDVCFSGTQKCLSVPPGLAPITFSSRAEWKLETRSAPVQSWYLDARLLRSYWEDGEKRRAYHHTAPISMIYGLHEGLRLVLDEGLDARWARHHDAGRFLRNALIERGFKPFAADGYRLPQLTSVRLPKGVDDAVRHDLLNEFDIEIGAGLGDLAGKVWRIGLMGLGARREHALRLIQALDALT; encoded by the coding sequence ATGGTCGGTGGCGACCCGGGTATCGTGGACGCCATGGACCGCATCCAGCCTCCGCACCGCTATCTCATGGGCCCCGGTCCCTCGCCGGTCGAACCGTCTGTCCTCGCCGCCATGGCCAAGCCGGTTCTCGGACATCTCGACCCGGTCTTCATCGAGATCATGGATGAGGTCACGATTGCGTTGCGCGAGGTATTCCAAACCGCCAACCGTCTCACGTTTCCGATCTCGGGCACCGGGTCGGCGGGAGCGGAAGCGGCGATCGTGAACATGGTCGAGCCAGGCGACCGGGTAGTCGTTGGTGTCGCGGGCGTGTTCGGAGCCCGTCTCGCCGAGATGGCGAGGCGCGCAGGTGGAATCGTCAGTGAGATCCACGCTCCTTGGGGAACGCCGGTACCTGCGGACGAGATTGCGGACGCGGCCGCGCAAAGGGGAGCCAAGGTCGTGGCAATCGTCCATGCGGAGACCTCTACGGGCATGCGCCAGCCGGTGGACGAGCTGCGCGCAGCGATCGGCGACGACCCGATCCTGATCGTCGACGCGGTCACGTCCCTCGGTGGCATCGAGGTCGACGTCGACTCGTGGGGGATCGACGTGTGTTTCTCGGGCACACAGAAATGCCTCAGCGTTCCGCCGGGCCTGGCGCCGATCACGTTCTCGTCACGTGCCGAGTGGAAACTCGAGACCCGATCCGCCCCGGTCCAGTCCTGGTACCTGGACGCTCGACTTCTGCGTTCCTACTGGGAAGACGGAGAGAAGCGTCGCGCCTACCATCACACCGCACCGATCTCAATGATCTACGGCCTCCACGAAGGTCTCCGCCTCGTTCTCGACGAGGGTTTGGATGCCCGTTGGGCCCGCCACCACGACGCCGGCCGCTTTCTGCGCAACGCCCTGATCGAGCGCGGCTTCAAACCGTTCGCCGCTGACGGGTACCGGCTCCCTCAGCTCACCTCTGTCCGCCTCCCCAAGGGTGTCGACGACGCCGTGCGCCACGACCTCCTCAACGAGTTCGACATCGAGATCGGCGCCGGTCTCGGTGACCTGGCCGGGAAGGTCTGGCGCATCGGGCTCATGGGTCTTGGGGCGCGCCGCGAACATGCCCTGCGCCTGATCCAGGCACTCGACGCCTTGACCTGA
- the apc4 gene encoding acetophenone carboxylase delta subunit, producing MVTVDPITLEVARNQLAAIADEMGLVLRRTSYSPNIKERADCSAAVFVPSGEMLAQAEHIPVHLGSMPASVAAVLERLGAEPGVQYAVNDPYHGGTHLNDLTLVRPVFVSGTLIGWVANRAHHADVGGEAPGSMPADATTIDQEGHVVVPTPAVRNGVWIDEFLDPFLAATRTRSERLGDLSAQLGANEVGAARVGALVEAEGLDRFVAVTGALLAYGERRMRAALGALPDGEYRFTDVMEWGDEDLPISVAVRIEGEGLVADFSGTTGQVAGNINAVEAVTRSCLYYAVRVATDPSIPANGGCYRPLELMVPPRTLVNAEPPAAVAAGNVETSQRIADVLLGALAQAAPDRVPAASQGTMNNILAGNDDFAYYETVGGGQGGRPGRRGMSGVHTGMTNTKNTPIEALEVAYPLRVITTRLRRASGGAGRFPGGEGIEREIEFLADATVSLMGERRRVPPWGLAGGEPGAVGEDWLIRPGSAPERLPGKVTFEVRAGDRLRVLTPGGGGWGKA from the coding sequence GTGGTGACCGTCGATCCGATCACGCTCGAAGTTGCCCGGAACCAACTCGCCGCGATCGCCGACGAGATGGGACTGGTCCTTCGGCGCACCTCGTACTCGCCGAACATCAAGGAACGAGCCGACTGCTCGGCGGCCGTGTTCGTCCCCTCCGGAGAGATGCTCGCCCAGGCCGAACACATCCCCGTGCACCTCGGTTCAATGCCCGCCTCCGTTGCTGCGGTCCTGGAGCGTCTCGGCGCCGAACCGGGTGTGCAGTACGCCGTGAACGACCCGTACCATGGTGGCACCCATCTCAACGATCTCACCCTCGTCCGGCCAGTGTTCGTGTCAGGGACTCTCATCGGCTGGGTCGCCAACCGGGCCCACCACGCCGACGTCGGCGGGGAGGCCCCCGGGTCCATGCCTGCGGACGCAACGACGATCGATCAGGAGGGCCATGTCGTCGTCCCCACCCCGGCGGTTCGAAACGGCGTGTGGATCGATGAGTTCCTCGACCCGTTCCTGGCCGCGACCCGCACACGGTCCGAACGCCTCGGCGACCTGTCCGCCCAGCTCGGCGCCAACGAGGTTGGGGCGGCACGGGTCGGCGCGCTCGTCGAAGCCGAAGGCCTCGACCGATTCGTGGCCGTTACCGGAGCGCTGCTCGCGTACGGGGAACGCAGGATGCGCGCCGCACTCGGTGCACTGCCCGACGGCGAATATCGGTTCACCGACGTGATGGAGTGGGGCGACGAGGACCTCCCGATCTCGGTCGCCGTCCGCATCGAAGGGGAAGGCCTCGTTGCCGATTTCAGCGGCACGACCGGCCAAGTCGCAGGCAACATCAATGCCGTCGAGGCGGTCACCCGTTCGTGTCTCTACTACGCGGTACGAGTGGCAACCGATCCTTCGATCCCGGCCAACGGCGGCTGCTACCGGCCTCTCGAGTTGATGGTCCCACCGAGGACACTCGTGAACGCCGAGCCGCCCGCCGCGGTGGCTGCAGGCAACGTCGAGACCAGCCAGCGGATCGCCGACGTGCTGCTCGGAGCGCTGGCCCAGGCGGCCCCCGACCGGGTGCCTGCCGCATCACAGGGAACGATGAACAACATCCTCGCCGGCAACGACGACTTCGCCTACTACGAGACGGTCGGCGGAGGACAAGGCGGCCGTCCCGGCAGGCGCGGCATGTCCGGGGTCCACACCGGGATGACCAACACGAAGAACACGCCGATCGAAGCGCTGGAAGTTGCCTACCCGCTGCGAGTCATCACCACACGGCTGCGTCGCGCCAGTGGAGGAGCAGGTCGTTTTCCCGGTGGGGAAGGCATCGAACGAGAGATCGAATTCCTCGCCGACGCGACCGTGTCGTTGATGGGGGAGCGGCGAAGGGTGCCGCCGTGGGGGCTCGCCGGCGGTGAGCCCGGCGCAGTCGGTGAGGACTGGCTGATTCGGCCGGGATCGGCACCGGAACGACTCCCCGGAAAGGTCACGTTCGAGGTGCGGGCAGGAGACCGGCTGCGCGTGTTGACTCCGGGCGGGGGCGGTTGGGGGAAGGCGTAG
- the apc3 gene encoding acetophenone carboxylase gamma subunit has translation MVANALGVDVGGTFTDFAAWDGSRLVAGKTSTTADQSDGVIDGSRRILHEPAGILLHGTTVATNALLERKGARTALVTSAGFTDVIEIGRQDRPSLYDAFKDRPEPLVPRSLRLPDGGDLAALADAEAVAVALLWSFRHPGEEEEILEEIRSIAPDVPVSLSSRVAPEFREFERTSTTVLNAYLSPVVGRYLQHLESKALQAGLPDDILVMRSSGGLMDLAAAIDLPAAVLLSGPAGGVVASAELGKALGHDSLISFDMGGTSTDVCRVEHGRPESAYRRSIEGYPCLLPSVAVHTVGAGGGSVAWVDSGGALRVGPRSAGAAPGPASYGHGGTEATVSDADLMIGRLAKHLAGGMALRLDLAKGAVRRLAATLDLSSEATALGIVEVVEAHMERAVRAVSVEEGADPRSSVLVAFGGAGGMHATALARRLDMAGVVVPPHAGVFSALGLLLSPPRVDLARSLGPDAMVDEAVGSLRADAARHLVSETGVSPVDVRTLVDVRYRGQSHETTVPYRPGEGAAVLEARFHDAHRIRNGFARVGDPVEVVTVRSAALGTPALRWSDLDDAVPEGEAARGTREVLTSGGAVDADVWWRHGLAPGTTIEGPAVIEEREATVFLDIGERATVHPSGALEVEW, from the coding sequence ATGGTAGCCAACGCGCTGGGGGTCGATGTCGGGGGCACGTTCACCGACTTCGCCGCATGGGATGGGAGCCGTCTGGTGGCAGGCAAGACTTCGACGACCGCCGATCAGAGCGACGGAGTCATCGACGGTTCCCGTCGAATCCTTCACGAACCTGCCGGCATCCTGCTCCATGGGACCACGGTTGCCACGAACGCTCTCCTGGAACGCAAGGGAGCCAGGACGGCGCTCGTCACGTCCGCCGGGTTCACCGACGTGATCGAGATCGGGCGACAGGATCGTCCCTCGCTGTACGACGCATTCAAGGACAGGCCGGAGCCACTCGTACCGCGGTCGTTGCGTCTGCCGGACGGCGGCGATCTGGCAGCGCTCGCCGATGCCGAGGCGGTCGCTGTGGCACTGCTGTGGTCGTTTCGGCATCCCGGCGAGGAAGAGGAGATTCTCGAAGAGATACGGTCGATCGCTCCGGACGTTCCCGTGTCGCTGTCGAGCAGAGTCGCTCCCGAGTTTCGAGAGTTCGAGCGAACCTCGACGACCGTCCTGAACGCGTACCTCTCGCCGGTCGTCGGACGCTACCTCCAGCACCTCGAGAGCAAGGCACTCCAGGCGGGGCTCCCTGACGACATTCTCGTCATGCGCTCTTCCGGCGGTCTGATGGACCTCGCTGCCGCCATCGACCTTCCCGCCGCCGTGCTCCTGTCCGGTCCGGCAGGCGGCGTGGTCGCATCGGCGGAACTCGGCAAGGCGCTCGGCCACGACTCGTTGATCTCCTTCGACATGGGCGGTACCTCCACGGACGTCTGCCGTGTCGAGCATGGACGTCCGGAGTCCGCGTATCGGCGCAGCATCGAAGGGTATCCGTGCCTGCTGCCGTCCGTTGCCGTCCACACCGTCGGGGCGGGTGGCGGATCTGTTGCCTGGGTCGACTCCGGTGGTGCGTTACGGGTCGGGCCTCGTTCAGCCGGTGCCGCTCCCGGCCCCGCCTCGTACGGTCATGGTGGTACCGAGGCGACCGTCAGCGACGCGGATCTGATGATCGGACGTCTCGCGAAGCATCTGGCCGGCGGCATGGCCCTCCGGCTCGACCTCGCAAAGGGCGCCGTTCGGCGGTTGGCAGCGACGCTGGATCTGAGCAGTGAGGCGACGGCGCTCGGAATCGTCGAAGTCGTCGAGGCGCACATGGAACGCGCCGTGCGCGCCGTCAGCGTCGAAGAAGGCGCCGATCCGAGAAGCTCGGTACTCGTCGCATTCGGTGGCGCCGGCGGCATGCACGCCACCGCGTTGGCGCGGCGCCTCGACATGGCGGGGGTCGTCGTGCCCCCACACGCTGGAGTGTTCAGCGCGCTGGGCCTGCTGCTCAGCCCCCCACGGGTCGATCTTGCCCGGAGCCTCGGGCCCGACGCGATGGTCGACGAGGCCGTCGGGAGTCTTCGTGCAGACGCGGCGCGCCATCTTGTCTCCGAGACCGGCGTTTCCCCGGTGGACGTCCGCACCTTGGTCGACGTTCGCTATCGGGGGCAATCACACGAGACGACGGTTCCGTACCGGCCGGGCGAGGGAGCGGCGGTGCTGGAGGCCCGCTTCCACGACGCCCACCGGATCCGGAACGGATTCGCCAGAGTTGGAGACCCCGTCGAGGTGGTCACCGTCCGGTCCGCCGCGTTGGGGACACCGGCCCTGCGATGGAGCGATCTCGACGATGCGGTCCCCGAAGGAGAGGCGGCGCGAGGGACACGCGAGGTGCTCACCTCGGGCGGTGCCGTCGACGCCGACGTGTGGTGGCGACACGGTCTCGCGCCGGGAACGACCATCGAAGGCCCCGCCGTGATCGAAGAGCGGGAGGCCACCGTGTTTCTCGATATCGGCGAGCGGGCCACGGTGCATCCTTCCGGGGCACTGGAGGTGGAGTGGTGA
- a CDS encoding hypothetical protein (Scaffold protein Nfu/NifU N terminal), whose amino-acid sequence MAITIEGTPNPNALKFGVGRDVGGPKTFVAGRTADDPMAESLLSLPGVTSVFMTADFVTLTKTPDADWASLAEQARQILEGYFGA is encoded by the coding sequence ATGGCTATCACTATCGAAGGAACCCCGAATCCCAACGCCCTGAAGTTCGGCGTCGGACGCGATGTCGGAGGACCGAAGACGTTTGTGGCCGGTCGTACGGCCGACGACCCGATGGCAGAGAGTCTTCTGTCGCTCCCGGGTGTGACGAGTGTGTTCATGACCGCCGATTTCGTGACACTGACCAAGACTCCCGATGCGGACTGGGCCTCGCTCGCCGAGCAGGCACGGCAAATCCTAGAGGGGTATTTCGGCGCGTAG
- a CDS encoding prolyl-tRNA synthetase translates to MTATGDASYDASMDLPPASLRLVRWAAGVGLDLDVRVFPEGTKTAGDAAGAVGCDVAAIVKSLVFMVDDAPVVALVPGDMRLDPDKLAEAAGGNKSRRASLDEVRAATGYAAGGTPPFGHGCRVFADPELTRHDTVWAAAGTPTTVFAISIAELIRTADATWAPIGR, encoded by the coding sequence GTGACGGCCACCGGCGACGCGTCCTACGATGCCTCCATGGATCTTCCTCCCGCGTCGCTGCGTCTGGTTCGCTGGGCTGCCGGTGTGGGGCTCGACCTCGATGTTCGTGTGTTTCCCGAAGGCACGAAGACGGCCGGCGACGCGGCGGGTGCGGTCGGCTGTGACGTCGCCGCCATCGTGAAGTCGCTCGTCTTCATGGTCGATGATGCACCCGTGGTGGCGCTGGTCCCAGGAGACATGCGCCTCGACCCCGATAAGCTGGCGGAAGCGGCCGGCGGGAACAAGAGCCGGCGGGCATCGCTCGACGAGGTTCGGGCTGCCACCGGCTACGCGGCCGGCGGGACGCCACCATTCGGTCACGGTTGTCGGGTCTTTGCCGACCCGGAACTGACCCGTCACGACACCGTGTGGGCGGCCGCAGGGACGCCGACGACGGTGTTTGCGATCTCGATCGCCGAGTTGATCAGGACGGCGGATGCCACCTGGGCTCCCATCGGCCGCTGA
- a CDS encoding ribonuclease VapC33 has protein sequence MSLTVDTNLLVYASDTESPLHGRARGLLADLAKGPDLVYVFWPVVMGYLRITTHPAVFVNPLEPAAARDNIADLIDRPHVRMPGEGRRFWDLYRDVTDRIPVRGNLVSDAHLVALMREHGVRTIWTRDRDFRKFDGIEAVDPFE, from the coding sequence GTGAGCCTGACCGTCGACACCAACCTGCTCGTCTACGCATCGGACACAGAGAGTCCGCTCCATGGTCGTGCCAGAGGGCTCCTGGCGGATCTCGCCAAAGGCCCCGATCTCGTCTACGTCTTCTGGCCGGTGGTGATGGGGTACCTTCGGATCACGACACATCCGGCCGTGTTCGTCAATCCACTCGAGCCCGCTGCCGCCAGGGACAACATCGCCGACCTCATCGACCGGCCGCATGTCCGCATGCCGGGCGAAGGACGCAGATTCTGGGATCTGTACCGCGACGTGACGGACCGCATACCTGTGCGCGGCAACCTGGTGTCCGACGCCCACCTCGTGGCCCTGATGCGGGAGCATGGTGTGAGGACGATCTGGACGCGTGATCGGGACTTCCGCAAGTTCGACGGCATCGAAGCAGTCGACCCGTTCGAGTGA
- the glnA_2 gene encoding glutamine synthetase — MSYTPAELIRYIEEEGFEFVDLRFCDLPGQVQHFTIPARTLTEAGFEEGFGFDGSSIRGFREIQESDMLLRPDASTATADPFMERKTLLIYCFVHDPTTGEPYDRDPRYIAKKAEAYLRGTGIAETSYWGPEAEFYIFDSVRFDQTQHSAFYEVDSVEGAWNSGADEPDGNLGYKPGYKEGYFPVPPTDHFQDLRSEMTALLEAADIEVEVHHHEVGTAGQAEIDIRYETLLKQADHVTLFKYLVKNTAWRAGKTVTFMPKPIFEDNGSGMHTHQSLWTDGKPLFYDESGYAGLSDMARWYIGGLLKHADAVLAFAAPTTNSYRRLVPGFEAPVNLVYSQRNRSAAVRIPLYSQEPAAKRLEFRCPDPSANPYLAFSAMLMAGLDGIQNRIEPPPPVDKDIYDLPPEELSNLPSVPGSLEEALAALEADHDFLLKGDVFSEDLIDTWIDYKRSSEIDVMRLRPHPYEFHLYYDI, encoded by the coding sequence TTGTCATACACACCCGCGGAGCTGATCCGATACATCGAAGAAGAAGGTTTCGAGTTCGTCGACCTTCGTTTCTGTGACCTGCCTGGCCAGGTACAGCACTTCACGATTCCGGCCAGGACGTTGACCGAGGCCGGCTTCGAAGAGGGGTTCGGGTTCGACGGGTCGTCGATCCGCGGTTTTCGCGAGATCCAGGAATCCGACATGCTGTTGCGCCCCGATGCCTCGACGGCGACGGCCGATCCGTTCATGGAGCGCAAGACGCTGCTCATCTACTGCTTCGTACATGATCCGACCACCGGTGAGCCCTACGACCGAGACCCTCGGTACATCGCGAAGAAGGCCGAGGCGTACCTGCGAGGTACGGGGATCGCCGAGACGTCCTACTGGGGCCCGGAAGCCGAGTTCTACATCTTCGACTCCGTCCGGTTCGATCAGACGCAGCACTCCGCGTTCTACGAGGTCGACTCGGTCGAGGGTGCCTGGAACAGCGGGGCAGACGAGCCAGATGGCAACCTCGGCTACAAGCCCGGGTACAAGGAGGGCTACTTCCCGGTACCGCCGACCGATCACTTCCAGGACCTACGCTCGGAGATGACCGCCTTGCTCGAAGCCGCCGACATCGAGGTCGAGGTCCATCATCACGAGGTCGGCACCGCCGGCCAGGCCGAGATCGACATTCGCTACGAGACCCTCCTGAAGCAGGCCGACCACGTCACACTCTTCAAGTATCTCGTCAAGAACACCGCATGGCGAGCAGGCAAGACGGTGACGTTCATGCCGAAACCGATCTTCGAGGACAACGGGTCCGGGATGCATACCCACCAGTCGCTATGGACCGACGGCAAGCCGCTGTTCTACGACGAGAGTGGCTATGCAGGCCTGTCCGACATGGCTCGCTGGTACATCGGAGGTCTCTTGAAGCATGCCGACGCCGTGCTCGCGTTCGCCGCACCGACAACGAACTCCTACCGGCGACTGGTGCCCGGTTTCGAGGCGCCGGTGAACCTGGTGTACAGCCAGAGGAATCGGTCGGCGGCCGTGCGCATTCCGTTGTATTCACAGGAGCCGGCCGCGAAGCGCCTCGAGTTCCGCTGTCCCGACCCGTCGGCGAACCCGTACCTGGCGTTCTCGGCGATGCTGATGGCCGGTCTCGACGGGATTCAGAATCGGATCGAACCGCCACCGCCGGTCGACAAGGACATCTACGATCTGCCGCCGGAGGAGCTGTCGAATCTGCCGTCGGTCCCGGGAAGCCTCGAGGAAGCGCTCGCCGCACTGGAAGCCGACCACGACTTCCTGCTGAAAGGTGACGTGTTCAGCGAAGACCTCATCGATACGTGGATCGACTACAAGCGCTCCAGCGAGATCGATGTGATGCGCCTGCGGCCACACCCGTACGAGTTCCACCTGTACTACGACATCTGA